tatgttttaaaaaaaacttagttttaagtaataaacgaatttaataaattaaattcatcacctataatgttttgtaaactatatttgaaaactctctaaaattatattttaagcataatattactattatttaatttaagttattttaagcataatatatgctaaaccaacttaaattatatttacaataggaccatcctaaaccggttaataaaccaaaaataatactaaaccaacatgaaccaatacctgattcggcgaggaaggaagtgtttcgggataaacgcttgaatggttattaagtgtaatggtttgatcatgaaagagttagtatgaatattaacaataaaattctggattagattaatttaaatttgtaagaatacttttatgtctatgaaaagcaattcaattcccattaataagtttggcttttggaagttgcgggtttttcaacaatgaatccacctaacaaaaagttcgttgttataaaaaatctccttcaaggtcattaaaggtttttgggacggtGAGAatgatggtggaaccatttttttgctcgagtgctttgaagttttccttgattgtgtgaggttgatgttgatgggaTAATCAGTTTTATAGgaactttcttgatgtaaaaatatacattttttttgtttaatgtggtatttccatttttatataatttactaccattttaagatagatgtacattttaagatagatgtttaaatcttaatgtactttttcattttttaaaatgtttatttccatttcttatatttttacttacgtaatatctatattttatattttaaaatagatatttaaatcttaatgtactttttccattttttttaattgtgtatttacttatattatatattttacattttaagatagatgtttaatgtttaatgaactttttccattttcttaaaaaattgtgcatttacttattattatatatataattcatatattatatatttaaattatttacttattatttattttcctgtatatgtatttctatttcctgtactttttatttacttaatatctctattttacattttaagatagatgtttaaatgttaatttacgttttctattttttttttaaattatatatttctatttgttatactttctatttacgtaatatctatattttaaattttaagatatatttttaaatcttaatgtaattttccattttttaaattgggtatttacctatattatatatttacttattaattatttttatttatattgtgtatttctatttcttatactttctatttactaataattttatattttaagatagatttacattttaagatagatgtttaaatactaatgtactttttccatttttttaaattgtgtatttccttttcttatactttctatttgcgtaatatctatattttacattttaagatagatgtttaaatcttaatatattttttccattgtttttaagttgtgtatttctttttcttatactttctatttacttaatatctatattttacattttaagatagatgtttaatatttaatgtattctttccatttttttaaaattgtgcatttacttattattgtatatataattcgtatatttatatatttataatatatacttattatttatttttctatatattgaatatttctctttcttatactttatatttagttaatatctatattttatattttaagatagatgtttaagttttaatgtatatttccatttttaatgtaaaacgacaatgtttaatagaagaatttggacaaatagtcaaatagttatatttatgttttttttttcttttttttataaaatggtaatgttacattatggagataaaccatttttttagtgaaaaatggtaatcttacatatgtttaatgtagatttccatttttttatgttgtatgtttacatattattgttatttttaaatgtaaaatggtaatcttacatatgtttaatgtagtatttccattttttatgtcgtatgtttacatattatttattattttcaaaattatatataatgtttttttacaaaatagcaatgttacattatggagataaaccgtctttttttagtgaaaaattgtaatcttacatatgtttaatgtagtttttccatttttttatgttgtatgtttacatattatttttttaaaaataaaaatgtaaaatggtaatcttacatatgtttaatgtagtatttctatttttttatgttgtatgtttacatatatttattattttcgaaattatatataatgttttttgtttttttataaaacggtaatgttacattatggagataagccgttttttttaagtgaaaaatggtaatcttacatatgtttaatgtagtttttccattttttatttatgttgtatgtttagatattatttataatttttgaaaattagtaaaactatattttatgccacgtgtcatctttcggaagtagttttttttttgctgatgtggacgctcaaTGGAGCcccaaaaggtcccttttattagtataaattTGCTATTTTACCATACATCCAATCTGGtccacaaaatataaaaataatttttaagaaaataaaaatttcgatataaataatattatttcattatataaattagaaaactgcataattttataaaattaaataattacataattaatttagtgaataaAAATACCATAGAACTACATAGAGATAccaaattatacaatttgtatataatttttaaatacatgtatgtatatttatattctatatgtttatataatggACCGAATCAAATAtctatttctaaaatattaatttgtgaTTTATTCTGTCTTTCATAGATAGTGAATATCAGTATTTGATTTAATTAGTAAAGTCACagatattccaaaaaaattgaGTCAATCGAAACGAATACGGACCGGATCAAATTTTATGTATAGTTTATCCATCATAATTTCTGTTATATCCAATTTTCGCATGGATACTTTTAACATATCTCCATATCCATTTGTCATATCGATGATTGTCTTTTCTCGCATGATTAAttaagcggctgtggagaaaatAATTGGATTTCACCCAAATTGCGCACCTATTCAGCTGACCCATCTCTGCTTCCCTGATGACCTAATGATATTTGTTGATGGTAAGGATTAAGGAAGCATCCATTCGAGGTGATATCTGTTTATTTGATAAGTTTGCAGAACGCTTGTGTCTGTGCATCAGCATTGAAAATCCCATTATATACTTAGCAGGATTAGAAGAGCAGTGGCGAAAGCTATTACTAATCATATTCCTTTTGAGGAGGGTAAGCTACCGGTTCACTACCTTGGCCTATCTCTACTTACTAATAAAATGATGGATGCGGACTCTTCGTCTCTAGTCGAGAAAATAAGAATGCAGATCTCCTCATGAAAGAACATATTCTTATCTTTCACGGGTAGAGATCTTAAAATCAGTAATCATGAGTATAGTAAACTTTTGTATGTCAGCCTATCGACTCCAATGGCGGATCCAAACTAATTATTTGACGGGAGCACataattaatacatatattaaataatattaaactaattcatataaagtaaataacaacatattttaaaaatggttGTATACcattaatcataaaaataatcaaaactgcaagaaaataataaactttAATTTTGTTCAACTCAGAACAGATtttctaaaactatttttttcttacaaatgcAACTAATCATAATAACATACTGttacaattaaaattaatttgaatgtATGTAAAAATTAGTCTTCAAGTTTACACATATATAACAGTAATCAATATCATACATAACTTGTTTATAGTCATCATATCATAAGGGACTAAActctaaaatattaaacaaaatcaaatggattaatcaatactattaaaagggaagtagttttaataaatctacttaaaaaagttgtttggactcttttattttttatttttttgacttctcctatatattataacaatatGTGACAAGATATTTTAGCTATATATAAGCGATTTTTACTCTAACTGTCAATCTGgatacattattatttattcttaacCATTTAAATCATCGATTGCTAAACTACCCTAcccaaacaaaataaattacatgAACCAAAACCAAAGCACAACCTATTATAACATAACTTTATCGAAATATTCATTCTCCCACTTATAAAAACATCGAAATATTGATTTCACCCACAAGGAGCATAGTACCATCGACTACACAATTAATTTCTAACACAGATAAACCCCAAATTAATAAgaccaaaaatttaaacataattaaattGAGACccacattaaatttaaaatagaataaagcCCAAATACTTAAGAACATaacttacaaaaatatatgtgaataaAACATTCTTTTTAAAATCGAACTTTCAATAATGGAACATATGTCTCTGATACTcttataaaatagtaaattgTAGTCTAGATTTACATTATAGATactcttataaaaaaattaaaaatattctaatactTGGTTTTATAATTGGTAGTTTGATTGTTAATAGACATACaattaaatgtaacataaaTCGTTACTAATAACACTATATTTATCCCAGTTTCAAATTGCTATACTATTTTTACACACAAATGAATTTCCAAACAAATTTCGAACAAACTTCAAAAACGCAAACGCGTGATCTAATTTCATACAAATTAATTGTGCTTACGCAAATGACCTATATATTAGTGATATAATCTTCaaaattatatgattcaaaccctaaatttcataattatgaaaagcaaaacaaaatcaaatccgcgctttgcgcggatcaaaatctagttagttttttatttctttactaGCAATTGCTACTGTCCTATTAAAAGATGATTCAAAAAATGTGCTAAAAAGTTGAAATCTaacaatgaaatatatattatataatagaaaactatggaaaaaaaacaaatgaataaagaaatgaaaagaaatgctaacagaaaaaaaaaattaaaaataagacaAAAATTAGGATAAGTCTCACATTCATTGTACAAGAGGTAAAAGTAAACCAAGGAGAAAAAAACAACGCGATTGGCTTCAAACACTGTAACACCTTAACGTAACCGGAGGCATCTATACCGATTGTTCCACGATAATCAATAGTGACATTGCTAACTGATTAAGATTTATAAAGTAGTCGGGGAACGTGCCCCCGTTCGTTGTACCGTAGATCCGCTCCTGATCGACTCCCAAACAAATCAAGAAATGGAGCGTTTATGTTCTGCATTCTTGTGGTCTGGTCCAGCTTTACATACAATTAAATCTAAAGCTTTTTAGTCGGATGGCTGCAAACCACTACATGAAGGAGGACTGGCCATCAAACCGATAAAGGAAGCAAATACAGTGAGTTTATGAAACTTGTGTAGAGGATTCTTTCCTCAAAGCCAACTTTATGGGTCGTGTGGATTCATAAAAACATACCTGGACCGGCAGTCTTTTCGGACAGTAAAAGAGACTACAAACAGAAGATCTAGGATGTGGAGGAAGCTTCTCGAATGCAGAAATAGTTTTAGAGAATTACTACAAAGTGGTAAATGGAGAGAGAGTACACCCTTTTGGTTTGATAACTGGTGTAAGAAGTGGAGACTAATTGATATCATAGGGCCCAGAGGCTACATTGACTTGGGAATGGCAGAGAAGCAACAGTCGCTACTGTCATAGAAACTCACCATTATGGAAAGCCAGAGAAGCAACAGTTGCTACTATCAAGGAAAAGCCATTACGCTGAAGCTCTCACTAGGTGGTTCAACAATGGGTAGGATTATTTAAGAACAATCTTTAAAATGATGTAATCTGTTTCTTTTTCAAACGAACGTCACACAAGTTGTAAAAGATGATTTTTTGGCTGAATACAATTTTACATTCATCCTTAACAAAAGAGAATCTCTAGTCTAAGATTTAATAGTGAGGTTTCTGAAATCATTATTAGGTtaacaataaacaaaatataatttggtATTTTCTCTCCACCTCAAATTACATAACAGAAAACAGATAATATAGAGAAATACATACACTGCTATTCAAAAGTGGGGCTTGAATGCAAAAACAAATACACAGTTGATTAATCATTATAAAGCAGCAGCTGAGATGTGGTTTGGATATCTGATGATCAATAAGGGTTCCTATGTGGAGTAGAACGAGGAGGGTTCAGAAGAGGTTGAAGTGCCTTCACCACAATGCTCATGTTTGGTCTAAAATTTGCCTCATATTGCACGCACAGTGCAGCCACCGCAGCTagctgatcatcatcatatggCATATATAAGACCACAAACTCAATTGTCATAGAAATGAATGTGGACTGCAAGACTATCgcttttttttatttggcattttgaagtaaaaggtaaaaaaaatagaatgtggTTTCTCCCTACTTCCTTTGGTACTAATCTCAGTAGAGAAAACTAGTCTTCTAAGTTATAACCAAAGTATCTTATATGCTGCAATGAAACAATGATATGAGAAAACAATGTTTATGGGATTATTAATACCTTGGCAACAGCTTTAGAGGGGTACTCTCCAAGTAGTCTTGCATCAACACATAGCTTCACCTTGTCTTCGCTCAGTTTAGGGGTTGCCTGAGACAAACATACAAAATCCATACTATTTGAGTAACGATAATTAGACTTTTATTCTTTTAACATTTTCCGATATTTTTGAGTCAAATTGGTCTTCTAAAATCCATTGTTTATCAATAAACAAACCACAACCAGAAACAGAGAAGGCTGCACTAAAACATTACCCAAGTCACTAGACTTTGTTGTCCACGAGGTAAGGTATGGTCGACTGGTTTACGACCAGTAAGGAGCTCTAGCAGAACAACGCCAAAACTGTAGACGTCGCTCTTTGTGCTCAATGTTCCCGTCATTGCATACCTGTTCACACACATAACCCAACAATGTTTAAGCTCTAGATTCAACTGTGAGAAGAGAGGCAAGTAGAACCAAGATGATTTGTTTGAATGAAACAAACtgaaaatcaaagaaaatattaaaaaataaaagggcaTTACTCAGGAGCGTGATAGCCAAAGGTTCCTAGTACACGAGTAGAGTGAAGTCGAGCAGCCATGTCAGGCGCTTGATTAGAGAGATCGAAGTCACCAATCTTGGCAACATCGTCATCAAAGAGAAGCACGTTGCTGGATTTGATGTCTCGGTGGATAACCTGAGGGTTGACCTTCTCGTGCAAGTACTCAAGCCCTCTGGCTGCACCAACAGCGATCTTGACTCTCTGATGCCACGTCATAACAGGACCTCGCAGCGCTCCTTTCACGCCTTTTCGGCCTGCACCACCAAAAGAGATACATCCATAGTttcatcaagatgttcaagtCTCCAGTGAGACTAATCCCATATAAAATTGAATCATCACTCACCATGAAGAACATCATGAAGAGATCCGTTAGGAGCATACTCATAAGCAAGAACACGGAGAGGTCCATCAACACAATAACCCACAAGCGCAATAACATTTTCGTGTCGCAATCTCGAAACCATTGATATCTAGAAGAAAAAGCTTCTACTATTAATAAAAGAAAGGTAAACAGAACATTCTCAAAGGAGCTGTTTGATACAGAACCATTTGCACATAGCATTAATATACCTGGGAAAGAAATTTTTGGTCAGGCTGCTTGCTAGGTATAAAAATGGAAACTATGTACAAAGgatgaagtagaagaagaagcatGAGAGTACCTGTTTGGGTTTAGCGACGAGAAAGAGGAAGTTGGGAAAGTAGAGAGTGTTGGAATAAGCTTGAAGATAAATGAAGAAGCATGAAGACTTACGACACAAGTAATCCTAATCTAGTTGAGATTTGAGATAAAGACAAATATGTTTTAGGAGTTATCTATAACATAAGTCAGTTAGGATTAGGTTTACTTGTTATCTATATAATAGATCCATCGAGTTATGATTGGATCAAGTGTGTGAGATTGAACGAGCTCAAGGTTGTTTGAGTTAGTTTTTCCTTGAGATAAATAAGAGAGTTATTCTTATAGTTCAGTTGCATACACAAGCATTGTCGATCTCTTTGGTTtcaatatttggtatcagagcataagTTGAAACCATGGGGGATCTTACGGTTTCTATATCGAAGCCGAAGGAGACAGGATCGTCATCAATAAAGTGTCCGGTGCTGAATGCTACTAACTATACAGTATGGGCAATCAAGATGAAGATTCTGTTGAAGTTACATAAGGTTTGGGATATCATTGAGGGAGAAGATGCAGACGACGAGAAAAATAACATGGCCATGGCCTTGTTAGTACAATCAATACCCAAAACTCTAGTTTTGCAAGTCGGAGAGTTGGATACTGCTAAGAAGGTGTGGGATGCTGTTAAAACTAGACACATGGGTGCTGACAGAGTAAAGGAGGCTCGACTACAAACGCTTATGGCGGAGTTCGACCGGATGAAGATGAAGGATAATGAAACTATCGACGAGTTTACAGGCAGGATATCTGAAATCTCTTCGAAATCTGCAGCACCTGGAGAAGAGATTGAGGAACCAAAGCTCGTTAAGAAGTTCTTAAAGAGTCTTCCACACAAGAAGTACATACACATAGTCGCGGCTTTGGAGCAAGTGTTAGATCTTAAAGCAACTGGTTTTGAGGACATAATTGGTCGACTTAAGGCATATGAGGAACGCATTAATGCGACTGAAGAAGAGACGTCAGAAGAACAGAGTAAACTAATGTATGCAAATTCAGATCATCAGTACGGTCGTAACTTCAATGGGGAAAACAGAGGTAACAACACCGACGGTAGAGGCCGTGGTCGTGGAGGAAGGTTCAATAACAGAGGAGGAAGAGGTCGTGGACGGTATGTCTATCAAGTTCGAGACACAGCAAACATTACGTGTTATCGGTGCGACAAACTGGGTCACTACGCAAGTGACTGTCCCGACCGTTTGCTCAAACTACAAATAACACAAGAGACTAAAGAAGAAGATACTGCTTTGGCTGACGAGTTGATGTTGAATGAAGTAGTGTTTCTTAACGAGGAAAGGGTGAAACCTGAAGTTTTTGGAgaaaacttaaataataatgTGTGGTATTTGGACAATGGGGCTAGCAACCACATGACGGGAGATCGATCATACTTTACCACACTTGATGAGACTATAACAGGAAAAGTTAAGTTTGGTGATGACAGTCGCATTGACATACaaggaaaaggctccattaGCTTTGTTCTGGAGAATGGAGAAAGGAAGACGATGTCAAATGTATACTTTATACCGGCACTGAGGAGCAATATTATAAGTCTGGGACAGGCTACTGAGACGGGATGTGAGATACGGATGAAGGAGGATGTCTTAGAGCTGTATGATCGAGACAGCAAGTTACTAATACGCTCCAGTAGAGGAAGAAATCGTCTGTATAAAGTTACACTTGATGCTGAGAGTCCTTCATGCTTACAGATTATAACGTCTGATGTCTCGAGCAAGTGGCACGCGAGACTTGGACATATTAATTTTGAGAACATGCGTCTAATGGTTGATAAAGAGTTAGTTACAGGAATACCAAAGATTACagtgatgaagaaaacatgcgTATCCTGTCTACTTGGCAAGCAACCAAGACGGTCCTTTCCTGCTGCAACTACCTACCGAGCATCGAAGAAACTCGAACTCATACATGGTGACCTCTGTGGTCCAATTACACCACCGACGATTGGGAGAAACAGATACGTGTTTGTGTTGATTGATGACTACTCTCGTTACATGTGGATGATTCTTATGAAGGAGAAGAGTGAAGCCTTTGAAAAGTTCAAGAAGTTTAAGGTATCCGTTGAACAAGAAACTGCTGTCTCAATCAAAACATTCCGTACCGACAGAGGTGGTGAGTTTACATCCAGAGAATTCAACTTGTTCTGCGAAGAGAGTGGTATCCAGAGGCATCTAACCGCGCCATACTCcccacagcagaatggagtaGTGGAGAGACGCAACAGAACAATATTAGAGATGACGAGGAGCATACTGAAGCATAGAAGTGTTCCTAACTATATGTGGGGAGAGGCAGTAAGGCACGCTACGTATCTTATAAACAGAGCTGCGACTAGAACACTTGATGCCAAGACTCCTTACGAGATGTTCAAAGGGAGCAAACCTAGCATTGCCCACTTACGAGTATTTGGTTGTGTTGGATATGCTAAAGTAGAGGCGCCTCACGTCAAGAAGCTAGATGACCGGTCACGAGTTCTGATCCACCTTGGAACAGAACCGGGGACCAAGGCTTATCGTCTTGTCGACCCTAAAAACAAGAAGATTACAGTTAGTCGAGATGTAGTGTTCTTGGAGGACGAAGGCTGGAGCTGGATCAGCCAAGAGAAGGAAACTGATATTGGTTCATTCAGTATCAACTTAGGAGAAACTGGAAACAGAGGATTGAAAGAGATCGAGTTCAGTATGGAGTCTGACGAAAGTACTAAAGACACTATAACAGAACAGGTCGGTGATCATACAGAAGCTGAGAATGAGGTCATAGAGATCTCAGACACcgaagaagaacaacaggagGAACCACAGCTGAGACGCTCAACTAGAGAAAGAACAACGCCAGGGTATCTATCTGATTATATTCTGATGGCTGAAGCCGAGTGTGAAACACTCcttatggcaattaatgatgaACCGTGGAACTTCTCTGAGGCTAAAGGTATGAAAGTGTGGCTAACAGCATGTGACGATGAGATACTTTCGATAGAGAAGAACCAAACGTGGGTTCTAGTTGACCTACCTATAGGAGTTAAGCCCATTGGATTAAAGTGGGTGTTCAAAGTCAAACGGAATCCAGACGGAAGCGTGAACAAATACAAAGCGAGGCTGGTAGCAAAAGGCTATGTGCAGAAACATGGAATAGATTATGACGAGGTGTTCGCCCCGGTTGCTAGGATCGAAACAATCAGGCTTATCATTGCTTTGGCTGCATCTCATGGTTGGGAAGTGCATCACTTAGACGTAAAGACTGCATTCCTTCACGGGGATTTGAAAGAAGAAGTCTACGTATCACAGCCTGAGGGTTTCGAGGTTAAAGGCAGTGAGGAGAAGGTTTACAAGCTGTCTAAAGCACTCTACGGTCTAAAGCAAGCTCCCAGAGCTTGGAATGATAAGCTCAATCAGATTCTCAGGGAGTTAAATTTTGATCGATGCTCTAAGGAACCTTCACTATACCAAAAGAAACGTAACGAAGATCTTCTTATTATTGCAGTATATGTGGATGATCTACTGGTAACAGGTTCTAACTTGAAGATGATAACTGAGTTCAAGAGGGAAATGTCAGCCAAATTCGAGATGAGTGACTTGGGAAGGTTGACGTACTACTTGGGAATTGAGGTGTTGCAGAATGACGATGGAATCATCCTAAGGCAGGAAAGATATGCAACTAGAATCTTGTCTGAGACAGGGATGAATGACTGCAACTCCGTTCATGTGCCAATGGACGGAAGCTTGAAGCTATCAAAAGGTGAAGGAGAAGCATCAACTGATGAGAAGAAGTACAGGAGGAGTATCGGCTGTCTGCGCTATCTTGTTCACACAAGACCCGACCTCTCTTACAGCATTGGAGTCTTGAGCCGGTATATGCTTGATCCTAAGGAGTCACACGATGCTGCACTAAAGCATGTTCTAAGGTACGTACGTGGAACACTCTCCTACGGACTGACCTATGGACGTGCAGACAAAGCAAAACTCCTAGGCTACAGCGATAGTTCTCTCAATGTGGACGTCGACGATGGAAGAAGTATAACAGGGCATATGTTCTATCTTGGAGAAAGCCCCATTACATGGTGCTCACAGAAACAAGAGGTTGTGGCACTGTCATCTTGCGAAGCTGAATTTATGGCAGCCACTGAAGCAGCCAAAAAAGCGATATGGCTTCAAGAGCTTTTGAGTGAAGTCACAAGCGAGGAATGCAAAAGGGTAATCATCCGAGTAGACAACAAGTCTGCGATATCACTAACCAGAAACCCAGTCTTCCACGGACGTAGCAAGCACATACACAGAAGGTATCATTTCATCAGAGAATGTGTGGAGAATGGACAAGTGGATGTTGAGTTCGTCGCGGGAGACAAACAGAAAGCTGATATACTCACTAAGGGACTTGGGagaatcaagttcaaggagatgAGAGAGTTCATTGGTGTTCAGGATTCAACAGAAAACAACTTCAAGCTTAAAGGAGGGAATGTTGGAATAAGCTTGAAGATAAATGAAGAAGCATGAAGACTTGCGACACAAGTAATCCTAATGTAGTTGAGATTTGAGATAAAGACAAATATGTTTTAGGAGTTATCTATAACATAAGTCAGTTAGGA
The sequence above is drawn from the Brassica napus cultivar Da-Ae chromosome A8, Da-Ae, whole genome shotgun sequence genome and encodes:
- the LOC106444903 gene encoding receptor-like cytoplasmic kinase 1 isoform X3; translation: MVSRLRHENVIALVGYCVDGPLRVLAYEYAPNGSLHDVLHGRKGVKGALRGPVMTWHQRVKIAVGAARGLEYLHEKVNPQVIHRDIKSSNVLLFDDDVAKIGDFDLSNQAPDMAARLHSTRVLGTFGYHAPEYAMTGTLSTKSDVYSFGVVLLELLTGRKPVDHTLPRGQQSLVTWATPKLSEDKVKLCVDARLLGEYPSKAVAKLAAVAALCVQYEANFRPNMSIVVKALQPLLNPPRSTPHRNPY
- the LOC106444903 gene encoding receptor-like cytoplasmic kinase 1 isoform X2, coding for MSCFGWCGNDDGFRNGDDTRPMPSHIPAGDSGSHYLRSDPPMNQPVVQMEPIAVPAIPADELSDVTDNYGSKALVGEGSYGRVFHGVLKSGITSAIKKLDSSKQPDQEFLSQISMVSRLRHENVIALVGYCVDGPLRVLAYEYAPNGSLHDVLHGRKGVKGALRGPVMTWHQRVKIAVGAARGLEYLHEKVNPQVIHRDIKSSNVLLFDDDVAKIGDFDLSNQAPDMAARLHSTRVLGTFGYHAPEYAMTGTLSTKSDVYSFGVVLLELLTGRKPVDHTLPRGQQSLVTWATPKLSEDKVKLCVDARLLGEYPSKAVAKLAAVAALCVQYEANFRPNMSIVVKALQPLLNPPRSTPHRNPY